A single genomic interval of Oryza sativa Japonica Group chromosome 7, ASM3414082v1 harbors:
- the LOC4342557 gene encoding phosphopantetheine adenylyltransferase 1 isoform X1: MITPPVAGDTFAGAPPPPSQEEDAPPYGSVVLGGTFDRLHDGHRRLLKASADLARDRIVVGVCTGPMLAKKEYAELIEPVEKRMKAVEDYIKSVKPELVVQVEPIEDPYGPSIIDDKLDAIIVSKETLNGGFAVNRKREEKGLPLLKVEVVDLLSGGAEGEKLSSSALRKLEAEKANQQEGAASKGTYPLPVLWQRLQNRGSGVT, encoded by the exons ATGATCACTCCTCCCGTCGCCGGTGACACcttcgccggagcgccgccgccgccgagtcaGGAGGAGGATGCTCCGCCGTACGGCTCGGTTGTCCTCGGCGGCACCTTCGACCGCCTCCACGACGGCCACCGTCGCCTCCTCAAG GCCTCGGCGGATTTGGCGAGGGATCGGATCGTGGTGGGCGTCTGCACAGGCCCCATGCTCGCCAAGAAAGAG TACGCTGAGTTGATCGAGCCCGTCGAAAAGCGCATGAAGGCTGTGGAGGATTACATCAAG TCTGTTAAACCAGAACTGGTAGTACAAGTGGAGCCTATTGAGGATCCTTATGGCCCATCCATTATTGATGATAAGTTGGATGCCATTATTGTCAG TAAGGAGACATTAAATGGTGGATTTGCCGTAAAtaggaaaagagaagagaaaggacTACCTTTGCTGAAG GTTGAGGTTGTTGATCTTCTATCCGGAGGAGCAGAGGGTGAGAAATTGAGTTCATCTGCTTTAAGGAAGCTTGAAGCAGAGAAAGCTAATCAGCAAGAAGGAGCAGCATCTAAAG GCACATATCCACTGCCAGTATTATGGCAGCGGCTGCAGAACCGCGGAAGTGGTGTGACCTAG
- the LOC4342557 gene encoding phosphopantetheine adenylyltransferase 1 isoform 1 (isoform 1 is encoded by transcript variant 1), protein MITPPVAGDTFAGAPPPPSQEEDAPPYGSVVLGGTFDRLHDGHRRLLKASADLARDRIVVGVCTGPMLAKKEYAELIEPVEKRMKAVEDYIKSVKPELVVQVEPIEDPYGPSIIDDKLDAIIVSKETLNGGFAVNRKREEKGLPLLKVEVVDLLSGGAEGEKLSSSALRKLEAEKANQQEGAASKVLWQRLQNRGSGVT, encoded by the exons ATGATCACTCCTCCCGTCGCCGGTGACACcttcgccggagcgccgccgccgccgagtcaGGAGGAGGATGCTCCGCCGTACGGCTCGGTTGTCCTCGGCGGCACCTTCGACCGCCTCCACGACGGCCACCGTCGCCTCCTCAAG GCCTCGGCGGATTTGGCGAGGGATCGGATCGTGGTGGGCGTCTGCACAGGCCCCATGCTCGCCAAGAAAGAG TACGCTGAGTTGATCGAGCCCGTCGAAAAGCGCATGAAGGCTGTGGAGGATTACATCAAG TCTGTTAAACCAGAACTGGTAGTACAAGTGGAGCCTATTGAGGATCCTTATGGCCCATCCATTATTGATGATAAGTTGGATGCCATTATTGTCAG TAAGGAGACATTAAATGGTGGATTTGCCGTAAAtaggaaaagagaagagaaaggacTACCTTTGCTGAAG GTTGAGGTTGTTGATCTTCTATCCGGAGGAGCAGAGGGTGAGAAATTGAGTTCATCTGCTTTAAGGAAGCTTGAAGCAGAGAAAGCTAATCAGCAAGAAGGAGCAGCATCTAAAG TATTATGGCAGCGGCTGCAGAACCGCGGAAGTGGTGTGACCTAG
- the LOC4342557 gene encoding phosphopantetheine adenylyltransferase 1 isoform 2 (isoform 2 is encoded by transcript variant 3), translating to MITPPVAGDTFAGAPPPPSQEEDAPPYGSVVLGGTFDRLHDGHRRLLKASADLARDRIVVGVCTGPMLAKKEYAELIEPVEKRMKAVEDYIKSVKPELVVQVEPIEDPYGPSIIDDKLDAIIVSKETLNGGFAVNRKREEKGLPLLKVEVVDLLSGGAEGEKLSSSALRKLEAEKANQQEGAASKGV from the exons ATGATCACTCCTCCCGTCGCCGGTGACACcttcgccggagcgccgccgccgccgagtcaGGAGGAGGATGCTCCGCCGTACGGCTCGGTTGTCCTCGGCGGCACCTTCGACCGCCTCCACGACGGCCACCGTCGCCTCCTCAAG GCCTCGGCGGATTTGGCGAGGGATCGGATCGTGGTGGGCGTCTGCACAGGCCCCATGCTCGCCAAGAAAGAG TACGCTGAGTTGATCGAGCCCGTCGAAAAGCGCATGAAGGCTGTGGAGGATTACATCAAG TCTGTTAAACCAGAACTGGTAGTACAAGTGGAGCCTATTGAGGATCCTTATGGCCCATCCATTATTGATGATAAGTTGGATGCCATTATTGTCAG TAAGGAGACATTAAATGGTGGATTTGCCGTAAAtaggaaaagagaagagaaaggacTACCTTTGCTGAAG GTTGAGGTTGTTGATCTTCTATCCGGAGGAGCAGAGGGTGAGAAATTGAGTTCATCTGCTTTAAGGAAGCTTGAAGCAGAGAAAGCTAATCAGCAAGAAGGAGCAGCATCTAAAGGTGTTTAG